ATTTTATCGATAAATGACCGGTCGATCTTGAGCCGATCAAACGGGAATCGCTGCAGATAACTAAGACTCGAATATCCAGTTCCGAAATCGTCTGTCGAAAGTGAAACGCCTAGTTCGTCCAGCTCGCTGAGTACGCTTAGAGATTTGTCACTGTGTTCCATAACGGTGCTTTCCGTTACCTCGAGCTTAAGCTGACTTGGTTCAAGACAGGTCTTACGAAGTATCTGCCGGATCTGGCCCGAAAGCGACGGGTGCATAAGCTGTTTGGCAGATAGATTTACGCTTATCGATAGACGTTTGGATGTGCGTTTCTGCCACTTCGAGATCTGTTCACATGCTTCTTCGAGTATCCAACGGCCGATCGGGATAATTAGCCCAGTTTCCTCGGCTACTCCGACAAATTCATCAGGTGAGATGAGACCAAGCGTCGGATGTCGCCACCGGATAAGAGCCTCAAACTCACTGACTTCGCAGGATTCGAGACAAACGATCGGTTGATACAGGACCTCAAATTCGTCTCGGTCGACCGCATGGCGCAGATCGGTCTCGACCTGCAGTTGGTTCATATTTCGGACGTGCATCTCGCGGTCGAATATCTCGTATCGTGCCTTTCCCGCCTCTTTTGCGCGGTACATTGCTGAATCGGCGTCGCGAAGAAAGTCCTCTGGCTGCCTGAGTATCTCGTCTGAAACTATTATCCCGATGCTCGCCGACGTGAAGACCTCGTAACCGTCGATCTGAAATGGACGAGCAAGGTTGCGCTGTACTCGCTCGGCGATATGTGCAACATCCTCAGGCCCGCCGGTCCGATTCAGCAATATAGTGAATTCATCGCCGCCGAGCCGCGCGACGACGTCTCCGGGACGAACCTGCGAATTTAGTCGGTCGGCGATGGCGCGCAAAAGACGGTCGCCTACCACATGCCCGAGGCTGTCGTTGATCACTTTGAATCTATCGAGATCCAGGAACAGAACGGCGAAACGCGTCAAATGGTTGTGCTCGGCCCGATCGATCGCGGCTTTGAGATGAGCCATGAATTCTGCGCGGTTCGGAAGGTCGGTCAATGGGTCATGGCGTGCGAAGTAATTCAGTTTTGCTTCGCTTTGTTTCTGATCGTCGACGTCGGTGTTCGTACCGAACCATTTGATGATCCGGCCGTCAACATCTCGGCCAGCATTTGCACGGGCTTTATGCCATCTATAGACACCGTCGTGACGACGCAGTCGAAATTCGGTCTCATAAAAATCCCCGGTTCTGATCGAATGTGTCCATCGTTTCAGGCATTCACCAAGGTCATCCGGGTGGACGACATCCTGCCAGCCGAAACCGATCATTTCTTCGCTTGTTTTATTGAAATACTCAAGCGTACGCGCATTTACGTAATCGAGTTTGCCATCAGGTTCTGCAGTCCACACTTGATGAAATATCCCCTCACCCAGTTGACGATATCTATGCTCGCTTGCTTTCAGTTCTTCCTGGGCACGTCGTCTTTCCGTGATATCACGTCCAATACCTTGGACACCGACCGGAATTCCCTTTCGAACGATGAGCCGTGTGCTTAATTCGAGCGAGACGCGTTTGCCGTCCTTTGCAATGATGTTGATCTCGTAGGTAGTTGGCCTATCTTCAGCTAGTTTTCTTGCCGTCATTTCTCGCGCAGCCTGAAGCGATTCAGGGGCAACTAC
The DNA window shown above is from Chloracidobacterium sp. and carries:
- a CDS encoding PAS domain S-box protein, translated to MTRKPSTSKRKKEAASESSQSPKSLKSATDEGRSKLDETNYRSFIENLPVLFYVVDSAPPYTPLYVSPAFKRFGYPMEAWLNDPDIWVRVIHPDDREWVFKQTTASTLSGKEVDYEYRIFDADGNMLWVRDRGCLIKDDSGNVICREGIMLDITVRKQTEEALKQSEERFRNLFENANDIIYVHDLQGNYISMNLAAERIFGYTREEALKLNMSDIAVPEQLELVREKLREKIKGSRKQTAYELDCVKKDGTTLTLEVNSTIITKNGVPVAVQGIARDVTERKHSEEALRESEVRYRDLFENANDLIYTHDLRGNFTSLNRAGERITGYTRDEAVTMNIAQVVAPESLQAAREMTARKLAEDRPTTYEINIIAKDGKRVSLELSTRLIVRKGIPVGVQGIGRDITERRRAQEELKASEHRYRQLGEGIFHQVWTAEPDGKLDYVNARTLEYFNKTSEEMIGFGWQDVVHPDDLGECLKRWTHSIRTGDFYETEFRLRRHDGVYRWHKARANAGRDVDGRIIKWFGTNTDVDDQKQSEAKLNYFARHDPLTDLPNRAEFMAHLKAAIDRAEHNHLTRFAVLFLDLDRFKVINDSLGHVVGDRLLRAIADRLNSQVRPGDVVARLGGDEFTILLNRTGGPEDVAHIAERVQRNLARPFQIDGYEVFTSASIGIIVSDEILRQPEDFLRDADSAMYRAKEAGKARYEIFDREMHVRNMNQLQVETDLRHAVDRDEFEVLYQPIVCLESCEVSEFEALIRWRHPTLGLISPDEFVGVAEETGLIIPIGRWILEEACEQISKWQKRTSKRLSISVNLSAKQLMHPSLSGQIRQILRKTCLEPSQLKLEVTESTVMEHSDKSLSVLSELDELGVSLSTDDFGTGYSSLSYLQRFPFDRLKIDRSFIDKMNDDEKSGAIVKTILMLGENLGIDVVAEGIETERQLESLRTLGCKLGQGYLFSRPVDASKARKLLKKRPLHIKQLHSHLDISTPVLEVTNIQ